The following are from one region of the Moritella sp. 24 genome:
- the glgC gene encoding glucose-1-phosphate adenylyltransferase, whose translation MSQSTHRYISNLTKDTYALILAGGRGSRLHELTDWRAKPAVFFGGKFRIIDFPLSNCINSGIRRVGIATQYKSHSLIRHVNRGWGHFKKELSESVEILPASQRYGNDWYSGTADAVFQNMDIIRAENPKYVMILSGDHVYRMDYGDLLAKHLENGADMTVCCIEVPTEEAAGQFGVMTVDTDNRVKRFDEKPAQPNEIPGKPGQCLASMGNYVFNTEFLFEQLEKDATRLTSDRDFGNDIIPSIIEDHQVFAFPFSDPDSGKQPYWRDVGTLDSFWEANMELVTPEPQLDLYDSSWPIWTYQEQLPPAKFIFDNDERRGMAVDSTVSGGCIISGSTIRKSLLFSNVHVHSYTTVEESVILPGADIGENCQLRRTIIDSKCVLPAGLVVGHDKEQDIANGFRVSPKGITLVTSDMLKKMAEKQAKAALEKADTPTPELV comes from the coding sequence ATGTCACAAAGTACACATCGCTACATTAGTAACTTAACAAAAGATACTTATGCTTTAATTCTTGCTGGCGGCAGAGGTAGCCGTTTACATGAATTAACAGATTGGCGTGCAAAACCAGCGGTATTTTTCGGTGGTAAATTCCGCATTATTGATTTCCCTTTATCTAATTGCATTAACTCAGGGATCCGTCGTGTTGGTATTGCAACGCAGTACAAATCACACTCATTAATCCGTCACGTAAACCGTGGTTGGGGACACTTCAAGAAAGAATTGTCTGAGTCTGTAGAGATTTTACCGGCATCACAGCGTTACGGTAACGACTGGTATTCAGGTACAGCGGATGCAGTATTCCAAAACATGGATATTATTCGCGCAGAAAATCCGAAATACGTGATGATCCTATCTGGTGATCACGTGTATCGTATGGATTACGGCGATCTACTTGCTAAACATTTAGAAAACGGCGCAGACATGACTGTATGCTGCATCGAAGTTCCGACAGAAGAAGCGGCTGGCCAATTTGGTGTAATGACTGTTGATACTGACAATCGTGTTAAGCGTTTTGATGAAAAACCAGCACAACCAAATGAGATCCCTGGTAAACCAGGTCAGTGTTTAGCATCAATGGGGAACTATGTATTCAATACTGAATTCCTATTTGAGCAACTAGAAAAAGATGCGACACGTTTAACATCAGACCGTGATTTTGGTAATGACATCATTCCATCAATCATTGAAGATCATCAAGTATTCGCTTTCCCATTCAGCGACCCTGATAGCGGTAAACAACCGTACTGGCGCGATGTAGGTACACTGGATTCATTCTGGGAAGCGAACATGGAACTGGTTACACCAGAACCTCAACTTGATCTTTATGATTCAAGCTGGCCGATTTGGACATACCAAGAGCAACTACCACCAGCAAAATTCATTTTTGATAATGATGAACGCCGCGGTATGGCTGTTGATTCAACGGTATCTGGTGGTTGTATTATCTCTGGTTCAACAATCCGTAAATCTCTGTTGTTCTCTAACGTGCATGTTCATTCATACACGACGGTTGAAGAATCAGTGATCTTACCGGGTGCAGATATTGGTGAAAACTGTCAGTTACGTCGTACTATTATCGACAGTAAATGCGTCTTACCTGCTGGTTTAGTTGTTGGTCACGATAAAGAGCAAGATATCGCAAATGGCTTCCGTGTATCACCAAAAGGGATCACACTGGTTACGTCAGATATGTTGAAAAAAATGGCAGAAAAACAAGCTAAAGCTGCATTAGAAAAAGCAGATACGCCAACGCCAGAGCTTGTTTAA